Proteins encoded by one window of Erythrobacter sp.:
- a CDS encoding response regulator transcription factor — translation MQRVSIFTTDKQSARFDAFTHDGVTYAFALLTCQGPMQLVEGAPKAFVDWVLDDCSGLELVRRLRADPRMVHAHITMVLDEDDAEDRRRALKAGADDYAIAPLGRQAMLDRVLAGHAGDRSAATERLIEHGDLVINTGSEHARWQGERIVLRPNEFRVLRFLAENPDRIFSRQELIEALGKAGDPEYLRTVDVWIKRLRVGLRDAGAAHLLRTVHGKGYVFDTPAVVREG, via the coding sequence ATGCAGCGCGTCAGCATCTTCACGACAGACAAGCAATCCGCCCGCTTCGACGCCTTTACCCATGACGGAGTGACCTACGCCTTTGCGCTGCTCACCTGCCAGGGCCCGATGCAACTGGTCGAAGGTGCGCCCAAGGCATTCGTCGACTGGGTGCTCGACGATTGCTCCGGCCTCGAACTGGTCCGCCGCCTGCGTGCCGATCCGCGCATGGTCCATGCGCATATCACAATGGTGCTGGACGAAGACGATGCCGAAGACCGCCGCCGCGCATTGAAGGCGGGGGCGGACGACTACGCGATTGCCCCGCTAGGTCGGCAGGCGATGCTCGACCGGGTGCTGGCGGGACATGCCGGGGATCGCAGCGCCGCAACCGAGCGGCTGATCGAGCACGGCGATCTGGTTATCAACACAGGCAGCGAACACGCGCGCTGGCAAGGCGAGCGAATAGTGCTTCGCCCCAATGAGTTTCGCGTGTTGCGCTTTCTGGCCGAGAATCCGGACCGGATTTTCTCCCGCCAGGAATTGATCGAAGCGCTCGGTAAGGCGGGTGACCCGGAATACCTGCGCACGGTAGACGTGTGGATCAAGCGGCTGCGCGTGGGCCTCCGTGATGCCGGCGCGGCCCACCTGCTACGCACGGTGCATGGCAAGGGCTATGTGTTCGATACGCCGGCGGTCGTGCGCGAGGGGTGA
- a CDS encoding TonB-dependent receptor yields the protein MLAKRRPCIEGEKTVRKSTLKPVNRARTLATVSGLALCAAHPGMALAQDVPAAQEPEVQVDPADENVIVVSGFRASLQNAQDFKENADTIVDVITAEDIGALPDRSVTEALQRVPGVNIGRFEKTSDPDRFSVEGTGVIIRGLPFVRSELNGRDIFSATGGRSLSFEDVSPELVGRVEVYKNTTADMIEGQIAGLVNLVTRKPLDNPGLHFAGSIEANYGDLREEWSPTINLLASNTFDTGIGTFGLQLSYSNSQLRSRTDASQVADPCYRNADLSGGCLRVFDTNSGGFGDTPNFQPSEFPPAGSVIVPQYAGVRTTDLDRDREAYSAVGQFESNDGRFLLTLEYLRSDTSFFTEEYALLGRIDDGVSAPDPRPGTDFQFDGNGQFLNGILTDNVGNAYATPFGLGGIPVDSLRFLRDTQSVTEDYSFDVDFEVTDRLRFNFDGQIVQSELTRDSVFGAMSTWADIALDLGGSTPNVEFLAPVGAPADYFSSGFYTYYWFGLDSRERNDGEMYSLSGDVEYDVSDDGFIRQVSFGARWADRDRTTRNTNFSTWGNLSAPWAGRGNCAPWNEGAGCPFVPGRFFTGLPGQEFAIAGGAFTDDFPNYTQLRDPFADGFQRGSVATPIPNGQAWFYGGDDFLADYLNGEIQPQWDEISEFSMTPERFNLGVAGRTYTNPVTGETVNCDTYCPREISSVGEITKAAYARVDFGADFGDSWELSGNIGLRYVETTVQTSSLIGLPEPGQFDDVSIGGNGDGIVQVSEITSLCQTPTPPGQQRLYCNLTGARLAEFASLHTGEAIPDDRDIVFDHWLPNFNVRLDSGTGFVIRGAVSKGISRPDLQLFSAGGVLGFSGRVDDGPLLSISTGNRSLLPVESWNYDLSLEWYFDTVGSLTGALFVKDIDGIVTTGTGVVNYTTPSGVSQDVVITGPANDLSGTLTGFELAYQQTYDFLPGILSGLGSQFTYTYIDGGDFSNPNLSAIGSPSVATGGTPLNGGPFVSGQPLAGISEHTINATLFYERGPLALRAAYNWRSEFLITPRDDIFPFSPIWQESTGQLDASIFYDITENIKVGVQAVNLLDEVTETSQVIDYDGTRITRSAFRNDRRYAFIARFNF from the coding sequence ATGTTGGCGAAGCGTAGGCCATGCATTGAAGGGGAGAAGACAGTGCGCAAATCGACTTTGAAGCCCGTTAACCGGGCCCGTACGCTTGCAACCGTATCCGGTCTGGCGCTCTGTGCCGCGCATCCGGGCATGGCGCTGGCGCAAGATGTGCCGGCCGCGCAGGAGCCTGAAGTGCAGGTCGATCCGGCAGATGAAAACGTCATCGTCGTCAGCGGCTTCCGTGCTTCGCTGCAAAATGCGCAAGACTTCAAGGAAAACGCCGACACGATTGTCGACGTGATTACCGCTGAGGACATCGGCGCGCTTCCCGATCGGTCGGTTACCGAGGCGCTACAGCGCGTCCCGGGCGTGAACATCGGTCGCTTCGAAAAGACCTCCGACCCGGATCGCTTTTCGGTTGAAGGAACCGGCGTTATCATCCGCGGCCTTCCCTTTGTCCGGTCCGAACTCAATGGGCGGGATATCTTCTCTGCCACCGGCGGACGAAGCCTCAGCTTCGAGGACGTGTCGCCCGAACTGGTCGGTCGGGTCGAAGTCTACAAGAATACCACCGCCGACATGATCGAAGGGCAGATTGCCGGTCTCGTCAATCTCGTCACCCGCAAGCCATTGGACAATCCGGGTCTGCATTTCGCCGGTTCGATCGAAGCCAATTACGGCGACCTGCGTGAAGAGTGGTCGCCGACGATCAACCTGCTCGCGTCGAACACGTTCGACACAGGCATTGGTACCTTCGGCCTGCAGCTGTCCTATTCGAATTCCCAGTTGCGTAGCCGCACCGATGCGTCGCAGGTTGCCGACCCGTGCTATCGCAATGCCGATCTCAGCGGCGGCTGCCTGCGCGTTTTCGACACGAATTCGGGCGGTTTTGGTGACACGCCAAACTTTCAGCCCTCCGAATTCCCGCCGGCGGGATCCGTAATCGTTCCGCAATATGCCGGCGTTCGCACGACGGACCTCGATCGCGACCGGGAAGCCTATTCGGCAGTCGGCCAGTTCGAAAGCAACGACGGGCGCTTCCTCCTCACGCTGGAATACCTGCGTTCGGACACCAGTTTCTTCACCGAGGAATACGCGCTGCTGGGTCGGATCGATGACGGCGTCTCGGCTCCTGATCCGCGCCCCGGCACGGATTTCCAGTTCGACGGAAATGGCCAGTTCCTCAATGGCATCCTGACCGACAACGTCGGCAATGCCTATGCCACGCCGTTCGGGCTTGGTGGCATCCCGGTCGACTCGCTGCGCTTCCTGCGGGACACGCAATCAGTGACCGAGGACTATTCGTTCGATGTCGACTTCGAGGTAACCGACCGTCTACGGTTCAATTTCGACGGCCAGATCGTCCAGTCGGAACTGACGCGCGATTCCGTATTCGGCGCGATGAGCACCTGGGCGGACATCGCGCTCGATCTGGGTGGCAGCACGCCGAATGTGGAGTTCCTTGCTCCCGTGGGCGCGCCTGCCGACTATTTCTCCAGCGGTTTCTACACCTACTACTGGTTCGGCCTCGACAGCCGTGAGCGCAATGACGGCGAAATGTACAGCCTGAGCGGTGATGTCGAATATGATGTGAGCGACGACGGGTTCATCCGCCAGGTGAGCTTTGGTGCGCGCTGGGCCGATCGTGATCGCACGACGCGGAACACCAACTTCAGCACCTGGGGCAACCTCTCCGCACCCTGGGCAGGTCGGGGTAACTGTGCCCCCTGGAACGAGGGCGCAGGTTGCCCATTTGTGCCGGGTCGCTTCTTTACCGGCTTGCCGGGACAGGAATTTGCGATTGCGGGGGGTGCCTTCACGGACGATTTCCCCAACTACACGCAACTTCGTGACCCTTTCGCTGATGGCTTCCAGCGCGGCAGCGTGGCGACACCGATCCCGAACGGGCAGGCCTGGTTCTATGGCGGCGACGACTTCCTGGCCGATTACCTGAATGGCGAGATCCAGCCGCAGTGGGATGAAATCTCCGAATTCTCGATGACGCCCGAGCGGTTCAACCTCGGCGTCGCGGGCCGCACTTACACGAATCCGGTGACTGGCGAGACGGTCAACTGCGACACCTACTGTCCTCGCGAAATCTCCAGCGTCGGCGAAATCACCAAGGCTGCCTATGCCCGCGTCGATTTTGGTGCGGACTTCGGCGACAGTTGGGAATTGAGCGGCAACATCGGCCTTCGCTATGTGGAAACTACGGTGCAGACGTCTTCGTTGATCGGCTTGCCCGAGCCGGGTCAATTCGATGACGTATCGATTGGCGGCAATGGTGACGGAATTGTCCAAGTTTCCGAAATCACGAGCCTGTGCCAGACTCCAACGCCGCCGGGCCAGCAACGTCTTTATTGCAATCTGACCGGAGCACGTCTTGCCGAATTCGCCTCACTCCACACCGGAGAGGCGATCCCGGACGACCGCGATATTGTCTTCGATCACTGGCTTCCGAATTTCAACGTTCGTCTGGACAGCGGGACCGGCTTCGTCATTCGCGGGGCGGTGTCCAAGGGTATATCCCGCCCCGACCTGCAGCTTTTCAGCGCCGGCGGCGTGCTCGGCTTCAGCGGACGGGTGGACGATGGCCCATTGCTGAGCATTTCAACCGGGAATCGGAGTCTGCTGCCGGTCGAATCGTGGAACTATGACCTTTCGCTCGAATGGTATTTCGACACGGTCGGCTCCTTGACGGGCGCACTGTTCGTGAAGGATATCGATGGGATTGTGACCACCGGTACAGGCGTAGTGAACTACACCACTCCTTCCGGCGTTTCGCAGGACGTGGTCATCACCGGTCCGGCCAACGATCTGAGCGGAACGCTGACCGGCTTCGAACTTGCCTATCAGCAGACCTACGACTTCCTGCCCGGCATCCTGTCCGGGTTGGGATCGCAGTTCACCTACACCTATATCGATGGTGGTGACTTCTCCAACCCGAACCTCTCGGCCATCGGCTCACCATCGGTCGCAACTGGCGGGACGCCGCTTAACGGAGGTCCGTTCGTCTCCGGGCAGCCGCTTGCGGGCATTTCGGAGCACACTATCAACGCGACCCTGTTCTACGAGCGTGGGCCTCTGGCGCTGCGCGCCGCGTACAACTGGCGCTCGGAGTTCCTGATCACGCCGCGCGACGACATCTTTCCGTTCTCGCCGATCTGGCAGGAATCGACGGGACAGCTCGATGCCTCGATCTTCTACGACATTACCGAGAACATCAAAGTCGGTGTGCAGGCGGTGAACCTGCTGGATGAAGTGACCGAGACATCACAGGTCATCGATTATGACGGCACGCGGATTACCCGATCGGCCTTCCGCAATGATCGTCGCTATGCCTTTATCGCCCGGTTCAACTTCTAA
- a CDS encoding MFS transporter: MAGGAIAYVPFLTILLPVRVEAMAGGESVTWLAYCAFAGAIAASLGNVLFGWLSDITGHRRGWIFGGMLLSSGLLITLTRADNLPLLVGLLVAWQLALNMMLGPLSAWAGDVVPDRQKGVLGGLLALAPAMGALSGTLVTVPGMAQADTRMLLVAGFVIACVLPLLLFGKPVSFPELMMPEHRPALPPAERPKSIVARMWLARLLVQIAEAALFAYLYLWLRSISAEIDDSDAAQVFGGVLLLAVPVTLLVGRWADRADRPILPLGIAAAICAAALLAMALAPGLSFALAGYAVFGLAAGVFLALHTAQTLRVLPRPQNRGRDMGLFNLTNTVPSLIMPGLTLALVPVFGFSGLFVLLAALAGIACLLLFTARLPN, from the coding sequence ATGGCGGGTGGGGCGATTGCCTATGTGCCCTTCCTGACCATCCTGCTGCCGGTGCGGGTGGAAGCCATGGCAGGCGGCGAAAGCGTCACCTGGCTTGCCTATTGCGCATTCGCAGGGGCAATAGCTGCGAGCCTTGGCAATGTCCTGTTCGGCTGGCTGTCCGATATCACCGGGCATCGGCGGGGATGGATTTTCGGCGGGATGCTGCTGAGCTCGGGACTGCTGATCACGCTGACCCGCGCCGACAACCTGCCCTTGTTGGTCGGCCTGCTGGTAGCCTGGCAATTGGCCCTCAACATGATGCTTGGGCCGTTGTCGGCCTGGGCGGGGGACGTGGTGCCAGACCGGCAGAAGGGCGTGCTCGGCGGATTGCTGGCGCTGGCTCCGGCGATGGGCGCACTGTCGGGCACGCTGGTGACGGTCCCGGGCATGGCGCAGGCGGATACGCGGATGCTGTTGGTGGCAGGGTTTGTGATCGCTTGCGTCCTGCCGCTGCTGTTGTTCGGCAAGCCCGTGAGCTTTCCCGAACTGATGATGCCGGAGCACCGCCCCGCGTTGCCGCCGGCGGAGCGTCCGAAGAGCATTGTCGCGCGCATGTGGCTGGCGCGGCTGCTGGTGCAGATCGCGGAGGCGGCGCTGTTTGCCTACCTCTACCTGTGGCTGCGTTCTATATCCGCCGAAATCGACGACAGTGATGCGGCACAGGTGTTCGGTGGAGTGCTGCTGCTGGCCGTGCCGGTGACACTGCTGGTGGGGCGTTGGGCTGACCGCGCGGACCGCCCGATACTTCCGCTGGGCATCGCGGCGGCAATATGCGCCGCCGCGCTGCTGGCAATGGCGTTGGCACCGGGCCTGTCCTTTGCGTTGGCAGGATATGCCGTGTTCGGGCTGGCGGCAGGCGTGTTCCTTGCGCTGCACACGGCGCAGACCCTGCGCGTGCTACCGCGCCCGCAGAACCGGGGGCGGGACATGGGGTTGTTCAATCTCACCAACACCGTGCCTTCGCTGATCATGCCGGGGCTGACGCTGGCGCTAGTGCCGGTGTTCGGCTTTTCCGGCCTGTTCGTCCTGCTCGCTGCATTGGCGGGTATAGCCTGCCTACTGCTGTTCACCGCACGCCTGCCAAACTGA
- a CDS encoding LacI family DNA-binding transcriptional regulator, which produces MPTPLPDADVRELIDVARRRQSVTIKHVAADAGVSLQTVSRVINNEANVRPEMKERVQASIDKLGYVPSIAAQRMSGSRSYLILALNDRERTIEAWKAREGNDWVDQMLMGGMLKCAEYGYRLIFELVDTHDDNIQRELKAAIAALQPDGVILTPPHSDNPLITGLLAKQKIPYARIGSRANGGNIAITMGDSRMARLATRHLIEKGHTRIGLIAGPREYAVSERRKAGWLAAMEEAGLATDLCERGDFSYASGETAARKLLTAKNRPTAIIASNDQMAMATNSAAHALGMRVPGDLSLISFDNSPVVRFVQPPLTAIDQPIAETVGRAVELLIAANRGEELPPMPVVIEGSLIERESVAAPR; this is translated from the coding sequence ATGCCGACCCCGCTACCGGACGCGGATGTACGGGAGCTAATTGACGTGGCGCGCAGGCGGCAATCGGTAACGATCAAGCACGTGGCAGCAGACGCGGGCGTCTCGCTGCAAACCGTCAGCCGCGTCATCAACAACGAAGCCAATGTCCGCCCCGAGATGAAGGAGCGGGTCCAGGCCTCGATCGACAAGCTGGGCTATGTGCCTTCCATCGCCGCGCAGCGGATGAGCGGATCGCGCAGCTACCTGATCCTAGCGCTCAACGATCGCGAACGCACGATCGAGGCGTGGAAAGCGCGTGAAGGCAACGACTGGGTCGACCAGATGCTCATGGGCGGAATGCTGAAATGCGCCGAATACGGATACCGCCTGATTTTTGAACTCGTCGATACGCATGACGACAACATCCAGCGTGAGCTCAAGGCAGCGATCGCTGCACTGCAACCCGACGGCGTGATCCTGACCCCGCCGCATTCGGACAATCCGCTGATCACCGGACTGCTGGCGAAGCAGAAGATACCTTATGCCCGCATTGGCTCGCGCGCCAACGGCGGCAATATCGCCATCACGATGGGGGACAGCCGGATGGCCAGGCTGGCGACACGCCACCTGATCGAAAAGGGCCACACCCGCATCGGCCTGATCGCCGGTCCGCGCGAATATGCAGTGAGCGAGCGGCGTAAGGCTGGCTGGCTGGCGGCGATGGAAGAGGCAGGCCTCGCCACCGATCTGTGCGAACGGGGCGATTTTTCCTACGCCAGCGGCGAGACGGCTGCGCGCAAGCTGCTCACCGCCAAGAACCGCCCCACAGCGATCATCGCCAGCAACGACCAGATGGCGATGGCTACCAACTCCGCCGCGCACGCGCTGGGAATGCGGGTTCCGGGGGACCTGTCGCTGATCAGTTTCGACAATTCGCCGGTCGTCCGCTTCGTCCAGCCCCCGTTGACGGCCATAGACCAGCCGATTGCCGAGACGGTGGGCCGCGCTGTGGAATTGCTCATCGCCGCCAATCGGGGCGAGGAACTGCCGCCGATGCCGGTGGTGATCGAAGGCAGCCTGATCGAGCGTGAATCGGTGGCCGCCCCGCGATGA
- a CDS encoding glycoside hydrolase family 16 protein, whose amino-acid sequence MAPPLVVSPPPSPTPSPTATSGNWDLVWSDEFEGSSVNTARWNLIEDCWGGGNNERQCYTARPDNIVVENGVLALVAREEEFTGAAWPAQWAATQADPDAQATKPFTSGKLTTRGNASWTYGRFEMRARLPQGQGVWPAFWMMPEEERYGGWPLSGEIDIMEAVNLGVVCPTCEAGGENSILGTLHFGDRPPGNVFRNREISFPGVLDGEFHTYGVVWEQGRFTWFIDGEPFGTMQASEWFTAASSDPQAPFDRPFHLILNLAVGGNWPESTSLGGVSTEGFPKRMEIDWVRVWQCDADPATGRGCTGAN is encoded by the coding sequence ATGGCTCCGCCCCTCGTTGTGTCGCCTCCCCCATCGCCGACACCGTCACCTACAGCGACCAGCGGAAACTGGGATCTGGTGTGGTCAGACGAATTCGAAGGCTCCTCCGTCAATACCGCCCGCTGGAATCTGATCGAGGACTGCTGGGGCGGCGGCAACAACGAGCGGCAGTGCTATACGGCCCGCCCTGACAATATCGTGGTGGAGAACGGCGTGCTGGCGCTGGTCGCCCGCGAGGAGGAATTCACCGGCGCAGCCTGGCCCGCGCAATGGGCGGCCACACAGGCAGATCCCGATGCACAGGCAACCAAACCTTTCACCTCCGGCAAGCTGACCACCCGCGGCAACGCCAGCTGGACCTACGGCCGTTTCGAAATGCGCGCGCGACTTCCCCAAGGGCAGGGCGTTTGGCCCGCCTTCTGGATGATGCCCGAGGAAGAGCGCTACGGTGGCTGGCCGCTCTCGGGCGAGATCGACATCATGGAAGCGGTCAATCTCGGCGTTGTGTGCCCCACCTGCGAGGCGGGCGGCGAAAATTCGATTCTTGGCACGCTGCATTTCGGCGATCGCCCACCGGGCAATGTCTTCCGCAACCGGGAGATTTCCTTCCCCGGCGTGCTCGACGGCGAATTCCATACCTACGGCGTAGTGTGGGAACAGGGCCGCTTCACCTGGTTTATCGATGGCGAACCGTTCGGCACCATGCAGGCAAGCGAATGGTTTACCGCGGCGAGCAGCGATCCGCAGGCACCCTTCGATCGGCCGTTCCACCTGATCCTCAATCTCGCCGTGGGTGGCAATTGGCCCGAGAGCACCTCGCTCGGCGGGGTTTCCACCGAGGGTTTCCCCAAGCGAATGGAAATCGATTGGGTGCGTGTCTGGCAATGCGATGCCGACCCCGCTACCGGACGCGGATGTACGGGAGCTAATTGA
- a CDS encoding tryptophan 7-halogenase — protein MAIKHIVIVGGGTAGWMAAAALSRLREGHDLAITLIESELIGTVGVGEATIPPFIEFQQLLGLNEAEMLAAVQGSFKLGIQFVNWGKLGDSYIHPFGNYGYAMGGITFPHVWHHFHQQGDKRPIQVFNVETMAAYFGKFAKTEDFKRDDLPPVNYAYHINATAYAGFLRKYAEQRGVVRQEGRVDDVQLDSESGFVTSLALEGGQSIEGDLFVDCSGFRGLLIEQALETGYEDWTHWLPCNRAVALPCNRDDGSPPPPFTRATAHSAGWQWQVPLQTRNGNGHVFCDAFMQPDEATDILMANMAGKPTAEPNHLRFVTGRRKKFWNKNVVALGLAAGFMEPLESTSIHLINTGINKLMALLSLDGVNEAQAQTFNRLTTKEYERIRDFLILHYNATSRTDSEFWNYCRTMSVPDSLTEKIELFKMNGQIFREDDELFTETSWAAVMMGQGIAMRGHNAMAATLDQAATRKELDEIEKSVRFLVQHMPTHGEYLARYCPAAPA, from the coding sequence ATGGCTATCAAGCATATCGTGATCGTGGGCGGCGGCACCGCCGGGTGGATGGCGGCGGCTGCGCTTTCGCGGCTGCGGGAAGGGCACGATCTGGCGATCACGCTGATAGAATCCGAACTGATCGGCACAGTCGGCGTCGGCGAAGCGACGATCCCCCCATTCATTGAGTTCCAGCAATTGCTCGGCTTGAACGAGGCCGAGATGCTGGCGGCCGTCCAGGGCTCCTTCAAACTCGGCATCCAGTTCGTCAACTGGGGCAAGCTGGGTGACAGTTACATCCACCCTTTCGGCAATTACGGTTATGCGATGGGCGGCATCACTTTCCCGCATGTCTGGCACCACTTTCACCAGCAGGGGGACAAGCGGCCAATTCAGGTCTTCAATGTCGAAACAATGGCAGCCTACTTCGGCAAGTTCGCCAAGACCGAGGATTTCAAGCGTGATGACCTGCCGCCCGTCAATTACGCCTACCACATCAATGCCACTGCCTACGCCGGTTTCCTGCGCAAATATGCCGAGCAGCGCGGCGTGGTGCGGCAGGAAGGACGGGTGGACGATGTCCAACTGGACAGCGAGAGCGGCTTCGTTACCTCGCTCGCACTGGAAGGCGGGCAGAGCATCGAGGGCGACCTTTTCGTCGACTGCTCCGGCTTTCGCGGGCTGCTGATCGAACAGGCGCTGGAGACGGGGTATGAGGACTGGACCCACTGGCTGCCGTGCAACCGCGCAGTCGCCCTGCCCTGCAATCGCGACGATGGCAGCCCGCCCCCGCCTTTCACCCGCGCGACTGCCCATTCCGCCGGATGGCAATGGCAGGTGCCTTTGCAAACACGCAACGGCAACGGCCATGTTTTTTGCGATGCATTCATGCAGCCAGACGAGGCAACCGATATCCTCATGGCCAACATGGCGGGCAAGCCGACTGCCGAGCCCAACCACCTTCGATTTGTTACCGGGCGGCGAAAGAAGTTCTGGAACAAGAATGTCGTTGCGCTCGGGCTGGCGGCGGGATTCATGGAACCGCTTGAATCAACTTCGATCCACCTCATCAACACCGGCATCAACAAGCTGATGGCGCTGCTTTCGCTGGACGGGGTGAACGAGGCGCAGGCCCAAACCTTCAATCGGCTGACGACCAAGGAATACGAGAGGATCCGTGACTTCCTGATCCTGCACTACAACGCCACTAGCCGCACCGATTCGGAGTTCTGGAATTATTGCCGCACGATGTCTGTGCCCGACAGCCTGACCGAGAAGATCGAACTGTTCAAAATGAACGGGCAGATCTTCCGCGAGGATGATGAGCTCTTCACCGAAACGAGCTGGGCAGCGGTGATGATGGGGCAGGGTATTGCCATGCGGGGCCACAATGCAATGGCCGCCACGCTCGATCAGGCAGCGACGCGCAAAGAACTGGACGAGATCGAAAAATCGGTGCGCTTCCTCGTCCAGCACATGCCCACGCATGGCGAATATCTGGCCCGATATTGTCCGGCAGCTCCTGCCTGA